The Peribacillus sp. FSL E2-0218 genome contains a region encoding:
- a CDS encoding nucleoside transporter C-terminal domain-containing protein has translation MDFIFLLTGILFVFIIAFLFSNNRKKIKYKRILIMLAVQILLVYTMMNTSIGLIAITSVGQFFEKLMAVADSGIQFVFGGMVNKGATTFFFVALLPLVFMSVLIGILNYIKILPFLIKYLGLILSKITGMGKLESYFAVSTAVLGQPEVFLTIIKQIPHLSSKRLYTICTSAMSAVSMAMVGAYMTMLEPKYVVTAVVLNIFSALIIANIINPYDLDDHEDLIQLEENQRVPFFQMVGDSVMDGFKIVITVAAMLLGFIALMELINVIFLSVFHFSFQSVIGYLFAPIAFLMGIPWPEAVKAGGIMATKLVTNEFVAMLNFGEISKNLSDKTIAIVSVYLVSFANFGTVGIVSGSIKSISEKQGNHVSKFALKLLLGATLASVISGTIMGIVM, from the coding sequence ATGGACTTTATATTCTTGCTAACAGGGATCCTGTTTGTTTTTATCATCGCTTTTTTATTCAGTAATAACCGGAAGAAAATAAAATATAAACGAATTCTGATCATGTTGGCCGTGCAAATCCTTTTAGTGTACACGATGATGAATACTAGCATTGGCCTGATTGCGATTACCAGCGTAGGCCAATTTTTTGAAAAACTAATGGCGGTCGCAGATTCCGGAATTCAATTTGTATTTGGCGGGATGGTAAATAAAGGGGCAACAACGTTTTTCTTTGTAGCTCTATTACCCTTGGTGTTCATGTCGGTGTTAATTGGAATATTGAATTATATAAAAATATTGCCATTCCTAATCAAATATTTAGGTTTGATATTAAGTAAAATAACGGGAATGGGGAAGCTGGAAAGTTATTTTGCGGTATCTACAGCTGTCCTTGGTCAGCCAGAGGTATTTCTTACAATTATTAAACAAATTCCACATTTATCTTCAAAAAGGCTATATACGATCTGTACCTCGGCAATGAGTGCGGTAAGTATGGCGATGGTTGGGGCATATATGACGATGCTGGAACCGAAGTATGTTGTTACCGCTGTTGTCTTGAATATTTTCAGTGCTCTTATCATTGCTAATATCATCAATCCATATGACTTGGACGACCATGAGGATTTGATTCAATTGGAAGAGAATCAAAGAGTTCCTTTCTTCCAGATGGTTGGGGATAGTGTAATGGATGGCTTTAAAATCGTTATCACGGTTGCGGCGATGTTATTGGGATTCATTGCCTTGATGGAATTGATCAATGTAATCTTTCTCAGTGTTTTTCATTTTTCCTTCCAATCGGTTATCGGGTATCTGTTTGCACCAATCGCTTTTTTAATGGGGATTCCGTGGCCAGAAGCTGTAAAGGCAGGCGGAATAATGGCTACAAAGCTTGTTACCAACGAATTCGTTGCGATGCTGAATTTTGGTGAAATATCAAAAAACCTTTCTGATAAAACGATTGCCATTGTATCGGTTTATTTGGTTAGCTTCGCGAATTTTGGAACGGTAGGCATTGTTTCAGGTTCAATCAAGTCCATTAGTGAAAAACAGGGCAATCATGTTTCCAAATTCGCTTTGAAACTTTTGCTGGGTGCTACATTAGCTTCCGTAATTTCCGGAACGATCATGGGGATTGTCATGTAA
- a CDS encoding nucleoside hydrolase, whose product MQTKKIILDCDPGHDDAISIILAASQPSLEILAITTVSGNAEIEKTTINALKICDLVSLSGVAVSKGASEPLIRLRETAPGIHGDTGLDGPELPEPSRSWSDEHGCDTIIRLVKESKVPVTILPTGPLTNIALALLKAPAIKDNIEEIVLMGGGTFGNWTPTAEFNIWADPEAAKKVFDSGIPIAVMGLDITHQALATKEVIDQVQKIDNHVAKIVGELLVFFASTYKEMFNFAGAPVHDVLTVAYCVAPELFKMKEVNITVETKGEFTAGTTLIDLHGVTGRKVNAKYGLELDVEGFWSFMIEALKKF is encoded by the coding sequence ATGCAAACGAAAAAGATCATTTTGGATTGTGATCCAGGGCATGATGACGCGATTTCAATTATTTTGGCCGCTTCACAACCATCGCTGGAGATTTTGGCAATTACGACGGTTTCCGGGAATGCGGAAATTGAAAAAACGACGATAAATGCGTTGAAAATCTGTGATTTAGTATCTTTATCCGGTGTTGCGGTGTCAAAAGGGGCAAGTGAACCGTTGATTCGCTTACGAGAAACGGCACCAGGTATTCATGGTGATACAGGTCTTGATGGTCCGGAGCTGCCTGAACCTTCTCGAAGCTGGAGTGATGAACATGGCTGCGATACGATCATACGCCTTGTAAAAGAGTCAAAAGTACCTGTTACGATTCTTCCGACAGGACCTTTGACAAATATTGCTTTGGCTTTATTAAAAGCCCCAGCGATCAAGGACAATATAGAAGAGATTGTCCTTATGGGCGGCGGAACGTTTGGAAACTGGACGCCAACTGCAGAATTTAATATTTGGGCAGATCCGGAAGCGGCGAAAAAAGTATTTGATAGCGGCATTCCAATAGCGGTCATGGGACTGGATATCACTCATCAAGCTCTGGCTACAAAAGAAGTCATCGATCAAGTGCAAAAAATTGATAATCATGTGGCCAAAATAGTAGGAGAATTATTAGTATTCTTCGCCTCGACATACAAAGAAATGTTCAACTTTGCAGGGGCACCGGTACACGATGTCTTAACTGTCGCCTACTGTGTTGCACCAGAATTGTTCAAAATGAAAGAAGTGAATATAACAGTGGAAACGAAAGGAGAGTTTACGGCAGGTACGACTTTAATTGATTTGCATGGGGTTACGGGAAGAAAAGTAAATGCCAAGTATGGATTGGAACTGGACGTCGAAGGCTTTTGGAGTTTTATGATTGAAGCGTTGAAGAAATTCTAA
- a CDS encoding IS1182 family transposase, whose amino-acid sequence MLSKHDSIQRDQLEMITLDQLVPPNHLVRKMEAAIDFTFIYDLVKDMYSEVGRPSIDPVILVKLTFIQYTFGIRSMRKTIEEVETNMAYRWFLGYGFHDKVPHFSTFGKNYERRFKDTDLFEQIFCRILMTAANKKVISVEHVFVDSTHVKASANKRKFEKKIVRKETRAYQGRLQEEINQDRENHGKKPFPPDKFDKEETKAIKESTTDPESGYYVKDERTKQFAYSFHAAADGNGFVLGTIVTPGNTHDSHILEPLVEQVIEKVGKPEAVAADAAYKTPAITSYLFNKEITPALPYTRPRTKEGFFRKHDYVYDEHFDCYLCPSGETLKYSTTNKEGYREYKSPKQICATCSFLSRCTESKDHQKVVTRHIWQAYVEEADHLRHHQEVKPIYAKRKETIERVFADAKEKHGMRWTTLRGLKKLSMQAMLTFAAMNVKKMATWTWQGPKTA is encoded by the coding sequence ATGCTTTCTAAACATGATTCTATTCAGCGAGATCAACTTGAAATGATTACTTTAGATCAACTGGTGCCACCGAACCATTTGGTTCGTAAAATGGAGGCTGCCATTGACTTCACTTTCATTTATGACTTGGTGAAAGATATGTACTCAGAGGTAGGACGCCCAAGTATTGATCCAGTTATTTTAGTTAAACTGACTTTCATTCAATATACCTTCGGTATTCGTTCCATGCGTAAAACGATTGAAGAAGTTGAAACCAATATGGCTTATCGTTGGTTCTTAGGCTATGGTTTCCATGATAAAGTGCCTCATTTCTCTACGTTCGGAAAAAATTATGAGCGACGCTTTAAAGATACAGACCTGTTTGAACAGATTTTCTGTCGCATTTTAATGACAGCTGCTAATAAAAAGGTAATAAGTGTAGAACACGTTTTCGTGGATTCCACACATGTGAAAGCCAGTGCGAATAAACGGAAATTTGAAAAGAAAATCGTTCGTAAAGAAACACGAGCGTATCAAGGACGTCTTCAAGAAGAAATCAATCAAGATCGTGAAAACCACGGAAAGAAGCCTTTTCCACCAGATAAATTTGATAAGGAAGAAACCAAAGCAATTAAAGAAAGTACTACGGATCCTGAGAGTGGCTACTATGTGAAAGATGAACGAACAAAACAGTTTGCCTATTCATTCCATGCGGCCGCAGACGGCAACGGTTTTGTATTGGGAACGATTGTAACACCTGGTAATACACATGACAGTCATATTTTGGAGCCACTTGTTGAGCAAGTGATTGAGAAAGTTGGAAAACCAGAAGCAGTTGCCGCAGATGCAGCTTATAAAACACCAGCGATTACAAGCTACCTATTTAACAAAGAAATCACACCTGCTTTACCCTATACACGTCCTCGTACAAAAGAAGGATTCTTTCGCAAACATGACTATGTTTACGATGAACACTTTGATTGTTACCTTTGCCCTTCGGGAGAAACTTTAAAGTACTCAACAACAAATAAAGAGGGCTATCGCGAATACAAATCGCCAAAACAAATTTGTGCAACATGCTCATTTTTATCACGGTGTACGGAAAGCAAAGACCATCAAAAAGTAGTGACACGGCATATCTGGCAAGCATATGTGGAAGAAGCAGATCATCTGCGTCATCATCAAGAGGTAAAACCTATATATGCGAAACGCAAAGAAACGATTGAGCGTGTATTCGCAGATGCAAAAGAAAAGCATGGTATGCGTTGGACTACTTTAAGGGGACTTAAAAAATTGTCGATGCAGGCGATGCTTACTTTCGCTGCCATGAATGTAAAGAAGATGGCCACTTGGACATGGCAAGGTCCTAAAACGGCTTAA
- a CDS encoding DUF4083 domain-containing protein, protein MFINSGDMIYQFFIMIVLVGIFYAVYYVVRARAAKQPSKSGNMEQKLDRIIELLEKDKKE, encoded by the coding sequence TTGTTTATCAATTCTGGCGACATGATTTATCAGTTTTTTATCATGATTGTCCTAGTAGGAATATTTTACGCTGTTTATTACGTTGTTCGAGCACGTGCCGCTAAACAACCAAGCAAGTCCGGCAATATGGAACAAAAACTTGATAGAATAATTGAATTACTTGAAAAGGATAAGAAAGAATGA
- a CDS encoding spore germination protein, whose product MRNKIVKEIEATFSNQGDFFIEEELVDQTKIFLIGFKTLVDLTKSKLYVQQMADSNTSVKALFINLNDRVNVDAKQLIKGILEGNLVIVSEDGKQNAIVNPIVQSLRSSVSEPKNESPIQSSTDAFGDDINTNVGMIRKRLTTASLCHCSYEVGDLEKRKLSMLYIKGRTPNALIDKVDQQLKGIKSDIDTIDDLNLQFGKRRLSPVSHLFATELPISAIHSLKENKIVLFLDNCPFALVFPNLLWDMLVSINDRNFPSILSFMLRFFRVIGLVATLILPALYVALVSVNPEVFKLDLALFVAKSREGIPLTAFLETIAMVVLVDLILEAIVRLPKSVGPAITMVGGIILGQAMVEAKLVSNLLVIVITAVVIASSSVIGMQNSLYIRLLKYPILILASLFGILGVCTGFIFTIIYLASLTSVDIPYMTFRIKKEGATK is encoded by the coding sequence ATGAGGAATAAAATAGTAAAAGAAATTGAGGCCACGTTTTCCAATCAAGGCGATTTTTTCATTGAAGAAGAACTAGTAGATCAAACAAAAATCTTTCTAATAGGGTTCAAAACGCTGGTCGATTTAACGAAGTCGAAATTATATGTTCAGCAAATGGCAGATTCGAACACGTCAGTAAAAGCTTTGTTCATAAATCTTAATGACCGGGTGAACGTTGATGCAAAACAGCTGATTAAAGGGATTTTAGAAGGCAATTTAGTGATCGTTTCAGAAGACGGCAAACAAAATGCCATCGTTAATCCCATCGTTCAAAGTTTGAGGAGCAGCGTTTCCGAGCCTAAAAATGAAAGTCCGATTCAATCATCTACGGATGCCTTTGGAGATGATATCAATACGAACGTCGGGATGATCAGAAAAAGGCTTACCACTGCAAGTCTATGCCATTGTTCCTATGAAGTCGGAGACCTGGAAAAGCGAAAGTTATCCATGCTCTATATTAAAGGCAGGACCCCAAATGCCCTTATTGACAAGGTCGACCAGCAGTTAAAAGGGATTAAATCAGATATTGATACAATTGATGACCTCAATTTGCAATTTGGTAAACGCAGGTTGAGTCCTGTCAGTCATCTTTTCGCCACCGAACTGCCGATTTCGGCCATACATTCATTAAAAGAGAACAAAATCGTGCTTTTTTTGGATAATTGTCCGTTTGCGCTTGTTTTTCCTAACCTCCTTTGGGACATGTTAGTTAGTATAAATGACCGCAATTTCCCTTCGATCCTTTCATTTATGCTTCGGTTTTTTAGAGTGATAGGGCTTGTGGCCACGCTGATCCTCCCTGCGTTATATGTTGCTTTGGTGTCGGTGAATCCGGAGGTATTTAAGTTGGATCTTGCGTTGTTTGTCGCCAAGAGCAGGGAGGGCATTCCGTTAACGGCCTTTCTGGAAACGATCGCCATGGTCGTGTTGGTTGATTTGATACTAGAAGCGATTGTAAGACTTCCCAAAAGCGTCGGACCGGCCATTACAATGGTTGGAGGAATCATATTGGGACAGGCGATGGTGGAGGCCAAATTAGTCAGTAACTTGTTGGTGATTGTGATCACGGCTGTCGTGATTGCAAGTTCGTCGGTCATCGGCATGCAGAATTCTTTGTACATTCGCTTGCTGAAATATCCGATTTTAATATTGGCATCACTTTTCGGTATTTTAGGGGTATGTACGGGTTTTATTTTCACCATAATATACTTGGCAAGTTTAACATCGGTCGACATTCCTTATATGACGTTCCGTATTAAAAAAGAAGGAGCAACAAAGTGA
- a CDS encoding GerAB/ArcD/ProY family transporter, with the protein MTQRIQIEAVFIIIHLSFGYVVYPNLIYMLTKTAHWEVIICQALLQLMLIWVYIKGLHYFPTHNVIDIYLKMGRWAAIVFLTPFVINLIALASLNIRIHTEVIISIFLPRTPYWAILMLLFFISIYTALKGLGTILRSAIFIFLFVIPLVVLNIFSSVINFNIHNVTPGLNLPPKFLVDIKFFYLLGFSSFLFLGFMTSKTKLIFRQLFGAWVIVTLLFLSVVYIPLFIFGQDTVVTLKNPFLEAMDSIDISWFSFNRQAIFFGVLLVGLVILTNSVLFWMIGTIMQKIFKWHSSYWIIACAFIAFIFALVVPNKYLLEKYFLWSSGAQAFFMIIIPITIFIYGSWSNRGVRGHEEK; encoded by the coding sequence GTGACGCAACGGATACAAATCGAAGCAGTTTTCATTATCATACATTTAAGCTTTGGCTATGTTGTATATCCTAACCTCATATATATGTTAACGAAAACAGCTCATTGGGAAGTCATCATCTGCCAAGCTCTTCTGCAATTAATGTTGATTTGGGTCTACATTAAAGGATTACATTACTTTCCGACACATAATGTCATTGATATATATTTGAAAATGGGAAGGTGGGCGGCAATTGTTTTCCTTACTCCGTTTGTGATCAACTTGATTGCGCTAGCTTCCCTCAACATTCGCATCCACACGGAAGTCATCATTTCGATTTTTTTGCCTCGAACCCCTTATTGGGCAATATTGATGCTGCTATTTTTCATTTCGATATATACAGCTTTAAAAGGTTTAGGAACAATTTTGCGTTCCGCCATTTTCATTTTCCTGTTTGTTATTCCTTTGGTGGTTTTGAATATTTTCTCTTCCGTAATAAATTTTAATATACATAATGTGACGCCTGGTTTGAATCTTCCACCCAAGTTCTTGGTGGATATTAAATTTTTTTACCTATTAGGATTTTCCTCATTTTTGTTTTTGGGGTTCATGACTTCCAAAACAAAATTGATATTTCGCCAACTTTTTGGAGCATGGGTGATTGTAACGCTATTATTCCTATCAGTCGTGTATATCCCCTTATTCATTTTCGGACAAGATACGGTCGTTACGCTGAAAAATCCTTTCCTGGAAGCAATGGACTCAATAGACATTAGCTGGTTTTCATTCAATCGACAAGCCATATTCTTCGGTGTGTTGCTGGTCGGATTAGTGATACTGACGAATTCAGTTTTATTTTGGATGATAGGAACAATCATGCAAAAAATATTCAAATGGCATTCTTCGTATTGGATTATTGCTTGTGCTTTCATCGCATTTATTTTCGCGTTAGTTGTTCCAAACAAATATTTGCTGGAAAAATATTTTTTGTGGAGCTCAGGTGCTCAAGCTTTTTTCATGATTATCATTCCAATAACCATATTTATCTATGGATCCTGGTCGAATAGAGGTGTTAGGGGGCATGAAGAAAAATAG
- a CDS encoding Ger(x)C family spore germination protein produces the protein MKKNRLFKLSIVCMTIILLSGCWDIKDINKRTIPLVLGISKEQGGQYKVTLQIPVLKNESQVSKVVTGKGESITSALGKIRTNSENAVDYTQIRLIVVQNNLAHNQKELSAIVKFLMGSEEIPSRSLIAITDENVEDVLSSINDKLGVHASSIYDFFNKGADWAPEIFSTPVWEVYRSLFSSTKDIAVPVIRSGKNTVLIFEGSDILKKGELMDRFRPEEIQLIRVLQNKNEKGKIESLGFASIMVSNSSIRLTPSLKNNKPSLSSNLNIKINVLERNDGVTNKKIIEELERVIEKRFFQVLKRMQESHADIFGFGQEFQQFISYNELKNWRDEYFPELKVNFEVEVNME, from the coding sequence ATGAAGAAAAATAGACTATTTAAACTTTCTATCGTATGTATGACGATCATCCTTCTCAGCGGATGTTGGGATATCAAAGATATTAATAAGCGCACCATTCCGTTAGTCTTGGGCATTTCCAAGGAACAGGGAGGACAGTATAAAGTGACATTACAAATACCTGTACTCAAAAATGAAAGCCAAGTATCGAAGGTCGTAACAGGGAAAGGCGAATCGATTACAAGTGCACTTGGGAAAATCAGGACAAACTCGGAAAATGCTGTTGATTACACACAAATAAGATTAATTGTCGTTCAAAACAACTTGGCGCATAATCAAAAGGAATTATCGGCCATTGTAAAATTTTTAATGGGCTCAGAAGAGATTCCGTCCAGGTCGTTAATAGCCATTACAGATGAAAATGTCGAGGATGTATTATCAAGCATTAACGATAAATTGGGTGTCCATGCTTCTTCCATCTATGACTTTTTTAATAAAGGGGCTGACTGGGCTCCAGAGATCTTTAGTACCCCTGTTTGGGAAGTGTATCGGAGCCTGTTTTCTTCCACTAAAGATATCGCCGTTCCTGTCATCCGTTCAGGAAAGAATACAGTATTAATCTTCGAAGGCTCGGATATCTTGAAAAAAGGCGAATTAATGGATAGATTCAGACCGGAAGAAATCCAATTAATTCGTGTGCTGCAAAACAAAAATGAAAAAGGGAAAATAGAGAGTTTAGGTTTTGCCAGTATTATGGTTTCAAACAGTTCAATTCGACTGACACCATCGTTGAAAAATAATAAACCGTCATTGTCTAGCAACTTGAATATAAAAATAAACGTTTTAGAGAGAAATGATGGAGTCACAAATAAAAAAATCATTGAAGAACTTGAAAGAGTTATTGAAAAGCGGTTTTTTCAAGTACTTAAGAGAATGCAGGAAAGCCATGCCGATATATTTGGCTTTGGCCAAGAATTTCAACAGTTTATTTCTTATAATGAACTAAAAAACTGGAGGGATGAATATTTTCCCGAACTGAAGGTGAATTTCGAGGTCGAAGTTAATATGGAGTAA
- a CDS encoding helix-turn-helix transcriptional regulator codes for MILSERLKQEREKRNWSQNDLAEKIHVSRQSVSKWETGKNYPSIEVIIHLSDLFHITIDELLRSDEELKEKIIRDSKQLAFPNRKVFFDSVFLLGSFLLISKLIILGLNKFAGTDITFLEGMPAVSNFLPLALMLIGGIGSDHLKDKYAP; via the coding sequence ATGATACTTAGCGAACGATTGAAACAAGAACGGGAAAAGCGGAATTGGTCACAGAATGATCTTGCAGAGAAGATTCATGTGAGTCGGCAATCTGTGTCAAAATGGGAAACAGGAAAAAATTATCCGAGCATCGAAGTAATCATTCATTTGAGTGACTTATTTCATATTACGATTGATGAATTATTAAGGAGTGACGAGGAATTGAAAGAAAAAATAATACGGGATAGTAAGCAATTGGCATTTCCAAATAGAAAGGTATTCTTTGATAGTGTGTTTTTACTTGGATCATTTTTATTAATATCCAAACTCATCATTTTGGGCCTTAACAAATTTGCTGGCACAGACATTACGTTTTTAGAAGGTATGCCAGCTGTGTCGAATTTCCTGCCATTGGCGCTGATGCTTATCGGTGGTATCGGCTCGGATCATTTGAAAGATAAATATGCCCCTTGA
- a CDS encoding nuclear transport factor 2 family protein yields MRQERSLEERIQYLEDIESIKKLQATYGHYVDKGWNGKEVDFESLPALFTEDATWKCAAMGVDSKGVNNIIDMLKEATADGELGMHSFTNPIINIKGDQATGKYLLWVGVKGNGVTNLVYQSEDVEYLRTDEGWKITSINLHFAQLLNS; encoded by the coding sequence ATGAGACAAGAACGATCTTTAGAAGAAAGAATTCAATATCTTGAGGATATTGAAAGCATCAAGAAGCTACAAGCCACATATGGACATTATGTAGATAAAGGCTGGAATGGCAAGGAAGTGGATTTTGAAAGCCTTCCTGCTCTTTTTACTGAAGACGCCACTTGGAAATGTGCAGCTATGGGTGTCGATTCGAAAGGAGTCAATAATATTATCGATATGTTGAAAGAAGCGACTGCCGACGGTGAACTTGGCATGCATAGCTTCACTAACCCGATCATTAACATTAAAGGAGATCAAGCGACCGGAAAATACTTGTTATGGGTTGGTGTAAAAGGTAACGGTGTAACAAACCTCGTTTATCAAAGTGAGGATGTTGAATACCTACGCACAGATGAAGGATGGAAAATTACCTCTATCAATCTTCATTTTGCTCAATTATTGAATTCTTAA
- a CDS encoding aldo/keto reductase, with amino-acid sequence MRTRKLGNSDLQVSAMGLGLMGMSGTYGATDDKESTRTIHRALELGVTLLDTADIYGNGHNEVLLGKALKGRREQAIIASKFGFLPDYSVSGHPDYVKKSIEESLRRLDVDYIDLYYQHRVDPNVPIEETVGAISDLITAGKVRYLGLSEAGAETIKRAHAIHPISALQTEYSLWSRDIEDEILPVVKELGITHVAYSPLSRGMISGELRKFEDLAEDDIRRWLPRYQGDNFQKNLDVLEEIKKIAEEKNVTPSQLALAWTMANDALPIPGTKRISYLEENAAAVQIPLTAEDLERIEAVSPKDLVHGERMQSEQMKQTNL; translated from the coding sequence ATGAGAACACGAAAATTAGGAAATAGTGACTTACAAGTGTCAGCTATGGGCCTTGGGTTGATGGGGATGTCTGGAACATATGGTGCAACTGATGACAAAGAATCCACTCGGACCATCCACCGTGCGCTGGAGTTAGGTGTGACATTGTTAGATACAGCCGATATTTATGGAAATGGACATAATGAAGTGCTTCTTGGAAAAGCATTAAAAGGACGGCGGGAACAAGCCATTATTGCTTCCAAGTTTGGTTTCTTACCTGACTACAGCGTGAGTGGGCACCCGGATTATGTAAAAAAATCAATAGAAGAAAGTCTTCGTCGATTGGATGTAGACTACATTGACCTTTATTATCAGCATCGCGTAGACCCTAATGTCCCGATTGAAGAAACAGTAGGAGCGATATCCGATTTAATAACGGCCGGTAAAGTTCGTTATCTTGGTTTATCGGAAGCCGGTGCTGAAACGATTAAACGCGCTCATGCCATTCACCCAATTTCCGCTTTACAAACCGAATACTCCCTTTGGAGCCGGGATATTGAAGATGAAATCTTGCCGGTTGTGAAAGAATTAGGTATTACCCATGTGGCATACAGTCCACTAAGCCGCGGGATGATCTCTGGGGAATTACGTAAGTTTGAAGATCTTGCTGAAGACGATATTCGCAGATGGTTACCACGTTACCAAGGAGACAACTTCCAAAAGAATCTGGATGTTCTGGAAGAAATAAAAAAAATCGCAGAGGAGAAAAATGTTACACCCTCTCAATTAGCTCTAGCATGGACAATGGCAAACGATGCCTTGCCGATTCCTGGTACAAAGCGCATCAGCTATTTAGAAGAAAATGCAGCTGCCGTTCAAATTCCCTTAACAGCTGAAGATTTGGAGCGTATCGAAGCAGTGAGTCCAAAGGATTTGGTACATGGAGAGCGGATGCAAAGCGAGCAAATGAAACAGACTAATTTATAA
- a CDS encoding TetR/AcrR family transcriptional regulator has product MTANNEQNQSSQNDMRTRLLTKIIPIIRKNGFQSIRMDDMAKYMDVSKATMYKYFTSKEDVIQGSVNSFVDYLNELVVESNNTVESFTKGFQQSFEQSILLAAYISDVFLNELQIMYPYLHDQLRDAMQRREEKMTVFYEEGKEKGIFNTVNEKLIFLQDDVLVRSMIDAKFLMLNGLTLHQLLLDYYRLKKLQLFNADHAVQVDDNHMVNQLDYISKKLTRDLF; this is encoded by the coding sequence TTGACTGCGAACAACGAACAAAATCAAAGTTCTCAAAATGACATGAGAACAAGATTACTTACTAAAATCATCCCCATTATAAGGAAGAATGGCTTCCAATCCATTCGAATGGATGATATGGCGAAATACATGGATGTAAGTAAAGCGACCATGTACAAATATTTCACTTCCAAAGAAGATGTTATCCAAGGGTCTGTCAATAGTTTCGTTGACTATTTAAATGAACTTGTTGTCGAATCGAATAATACGGTCGAATCGTTTACAAAGGGTTTTCAACAGTCATTCGAACAATCGATTTTACTTGCCGCCTATATCTCGGATGTATTTTTGAATGAGCTTCAAATCATGTATCCATATTTACACGATCAACTGCGGGATGCGATGCAAAGAAGAGAAGAAAAAATGACGGTTTTTTATGAAGAGGGAAAAGAAAAAGGCATATTCAATACAGTTAATGAAAAGCTTATTTTTCTACAAGATGATGTATTGGTCCGGTCCATGATAGATGCTAAATTCCTAATGCTGAACGGTCTGACACTTCATCAATTATTATTGGATTACTATAGGCTGAAGAAGCTTCAGCTCTTTAACGCTGATCATGCAGTGCAAGTTGACGATAACCATATGGTAAATCAGCTCGACTATATATCGAAAAAGCTAACGCGGGACTTATTTTAG
- the uraH gene encoding hydroxyisourate hydrolase, with translation MKKYVASIAGAAVLSCAGFLGFGQLEQVQQNQGNDQVAHAASNESPVKDTKETTTPAKPMGGLSTHVLDEVKGKPAPNVKVKVYRVNEEGKMKYLHTAKTDKEGRVGSLLTPKEMKQGTYEIHFFIGDYFDKQGSKGADEFLDEVPLRFKVTDSKQHYHVPIVAAPGGYSTYHGS, from the coding sequence ATGAAAAAATACGTAGCAAGTATAGCGGGTGCCGCTGTCCTATCATGTGCAGGATTTCTGGGATTTGGTCAATTAGAGCAGGTACAACAGAATCAAGGGAATGATCAGGTAGCACATGCAGCAAGTAACGAAAGTCCGGTTAAAGATACGAAGGAAACGACGACTCCAGCAAAACCAATGGGGGGGCTTTCAACACACGTACTTGACGAAGTAAAAGGAAAACCTGCACCAAATGTAAAAGTTAAAGTATATCGCGTGAATGAAGAGGGCAAGATGAAATACTTACACACGGCAAAAACGGATAAAGAGGGGCGCGTTGGTTCACTGCTTACACCAAAGGAAATGAAACAAGGTACGTATGAAATCCACTTCTTTATAGGCGACTACTTTGATAAACAAGGCTCAAAGGGTGCAGATGAATTCCTGGACGAAGTTCCACTTCGTTTTAAAGTGACTGATTCTAAACAACATTACCATGTACCAATTGTAGCCGCACCTGGAGGCTACAGCACATATCACGGAAGCTAA